The following coding sequences lie in one Pseudomonas syringae CC1557 genomic window:
- a CDS encoding DODA-type extradiol aromatic ring-opening family dioxygenase, with amino-acid sequence MFPSLFISHGSPMLALEPGESGPALTRLAASLPKPRAIVMVSAHWESHELIVNGNPQPETWHDFGGFPPELFAVQYPAPGLPELTRTVVELLAASDLPARIDSRRPFDHGVWVPLSLMYPQADIPVVQISLPSHQGPELQTRVGRALAGLRAQGVLIIGSGSITHNLRDLDWNAGPESAEPWAAEFRDWMIDKLQHDDEAVLHRYRSLAPHAVRAHPSDEHLLPLYFARGAGGAFSIAYQGFTMGALGMDIYRFG; translated from the coding sequence ATGTTCCCCAGCCTCTTCATTTCCCACGGCTCTCCCATGCTGGCACTGGAGCCTGGCGAAAGTGGTCCCGCGTTAACCCGATTGGCTGCCAGCCTGCCCAAGCCTCGCGCAATCGTGATGGTCTCGGCACATTGGGAAAGCCACGAGCTTATCGTCAACGGCAATCCCCAGCCGGAAACCTGGCATGACTTCGGCGGATTCCCGCCTGAGCTATTCGCTGTGCAATACCCCGCTCCAGGCTTGCCGGAACTGACCCGGACGGTAGTCGAACTGCTGGCTGCCAGCGACCTGCCTGCACGTATCGACAGCAGACGCCCTTTTGACCACGGCGTCTGGGTGCCGCTGTCGTTGATGTACCCGCAGGCCGACATCCCGGTGGTGCAGATTTCCCTGCCCAGTCACCAGGGGCCGGAGCTGCAAACGCGGGTTGGCCGGGCACTGGCTGGCTTGCGTGCGCAAGGTGTGTTGATTATCGGCTCCGGCAGCATTACTCATAATCTGCGCGATCTGGACTGGAACGCCGGGCCGGAAAGCGCTGAGCCGTGGGCGGCCGAGTTTCGCGACTGGATGATCGACAAGCTGCAGCACGACGATGAAGCCGTCTTGCACCGCTACCGCAGCCTCGCCCCGCATGCTGTGCGTGCACATCCGAGTGACGAGCATCTGCTACCCCTGTATTTCGCGCGCGGCGCGGGTGGCGCGTTCAGCATTGCTTATCAGGGGTTCACCATGGGCGCACTGGGGATGGACATCTATCGGTTCGGTTAA
- a CDS encoding hybrid sensor histidine kinase/response regulator: MDISLKNRLSFKQARLSVLIGFVLGTLLSFAQIALDYASEDASINREIKSLLEITRNPASRIAYNIDAELAQELTLGLLHSPAVISARLTDNNDTVLASVERPMGAGRYRMLSDWLFGESRQFQEKLHLDHLPDETIGTLYLTVDTFAFGSHFLQRAEITLLNGFLRSLALAGILTILFYATLTKPLVRVIRELSSRDPRSPDQARINCPPHHEQDEIGVLVATFNRQIETMSGEFSRRRAAEDRLTDHLNQLENIVSARTNELKASNMRLRQSNEELQIARSTALDMAHARSAFLAHMSHEIRTPLNGLLGMLALSLDSPLGAEQRQQLMIAHDSGKVLVELLNDILDMSKFDAGHLEIERIPFDLGALIEDTANLLSQNAAPSVELTCLIAPDFPAMVTGDPTRVRQIVSNLLSNALKFTRFGRVDVRLTHYLDATSGENRVRIEVRDTGIGIAQDAQAKIFQPFTQAEAAITRQYGGTGLGLALTNNLCEAMNGQLSIQSQSGFGSQFCAELPLPINLPAVAQTPLKGRVTVISSAGSGLVELLGTLLPFWGVDVKRRSIDDSPDDMELDSGPDLVITDCPECLFAIRPTTPVPILLVTAYGNFMPAEQVAALAPLQQQARPLARNALYHTLRRVLSQEEPGLRDPMALEHTTQRPARVLLVEDNPVNQLVAKGILGKLGCEVVVSSHGGEALEQLEHDHFDLVLMDCNMPVMDGYEASRQIRSSGRWPNLPIVALTANAMPDERERCKAAGMNDYLAKPFRRAELVSILDQWIPITEERA, encoded by the coding sequence ATGGATATATCGCTCAAAAACAGGCTTTCATTCAAGCAGGCGCGCCTTTCGGTGCTGATCGGCTTTGTCCTGGGAACCTTGCTGAGCTTCGCGCAGATTGCGCTTGATTATGCCAGCGAAGACGCCTCCATCAATCGCGAAATCAAGTCCCTGCTGGAAATCACCCGCAATCCCGCGTCGCGCATTGCCTATAACATCGATGCCGAGCTGGCTCAGGAACTGACCTTGGGGCTGCTGCACTCCCCTGCCGTGATCAGTGCGCGCCTGACCGACAACAACGACACCGTGCTCGCCAGCGTCGAACGCCCGATGGGTGCTGGGCGCTATCGAATGCTCAGTGACTGGCTGTTCGGCGAAAGCCGCCAGTTTCAGGAAAAGCTGCACCTTGATCATCTGCCGGACGAAACCATCGGCACACTCTACCTGACCGTCGACACCTTCGCTTTCGGCAGCCATTTCCTGCAACGCGCAGAAATCACCCTGCTCAACGGCTTTCTGCGCAGTCTGGCGCTGGCGGGGATTCTGACCATTCTGTTCTACGCGACGCTCACCAAGCCGCTGGTCCGGGTGATCAGGGAACTGAGCAGCCGCGACCCGCGCAGTCCCGATCAAGCCAGAATCAACTGCCCGCCGCACCATGAGCAGGATGAAATCGGCGTGCTGGTCGCCACGTTCAACCGTCAGATCGAAACCATGAGCGGCGAGTTTTCCAGACGCCGCGCGGCCGAGGACCGCTTGACCGACCACCTCAATCAACTGGAAAACATCGTCTCGGCACGCACCAACGAACTCAAGGCCAGTAATATGCGCCTGCGCCAGTCCAACGAGGAACTGCAGATCGCACGCAGCACCGCGCTGGACATGGCGCACGCCCGCTCGGCGTTTCTGGCGCACATGAGTCATGAAATCCGCACTCCGCTCAACGGCCTGCTGGGCATGCTCGCCCTGTCGCTGGACAGCCCGCTCGGTGCCGAGCAACGCCAGCAACTGATGATCGCCCATGATTCGGGCAAAGTGCTGGTGGAACTGCTCAACGATATTCTCGATATGTCCAAGTTCGACGCCGGACATCTGGAAATCGAACGCATCCCGTTCGACCTCGGCGCACTGATCGAGGACACCGCCAACCTGCTGTCGCAGAACGCAGCGCCCAGTGTGGAGCTGACCTGCCTGATCGCGCCGGACTTCCCGGCCATGGTCACCGGCGACCCGACCCGGGTCCGGCAGATTGTCAGCAATCTGCTGTCCAATGCGCTCAAATTCACCCGTTTCGGTCGCGTAGACGTACGCCTGACGCATTACCTGGACGCTACCAGCGGAGAAAACCGGGTGCGCATCGAAGTACGCGATACAGGTATCGGCATCGCGCAGGACGCTCAGGCCAAAATCTTTCAGCCTTTCACTCAGGCAGAAGCCGCTATCACCCGACAGTACGGCGGCACCGGACTGGGGCTGGCGTTGACCAACAACCTGTGCGAGGCCATGAACGGCCAGTTGAGCATTCAGTCGCAATCCGGCTTTGGCAGTCAGTTCTGCGCCGAACTGCCACTGCCGATCAACCTGCCTGCGGTCGCTCAGACCCCGCTCAAAGGCCGAGTCACAGTGATCAGCTCGGCAGGCAGCGGCCTGGTGGAGCTGCTTGGCACCCTACTTCCGTTCTGGGGCGTTGACGTCAAGCGACGCAGCATCGACGACAGTCCGGATGACATGGAGCTCGACAGCGGTCCGGACCTGGTGATTACCGACTGCCCCGAGTGCCTGTTCGCGATCCGTCCGACCACACCGGTACCGATTCTGCTGGTCACCGCCTACGGCAACTTCATGCCTGCCGAGCAAGTGGCCGCTTTGGCACCGCTGCAGCAGCAGGCCCGGCCACTGGCGCGCAATGCGCTCTACCACACCCTGCGGCGGGTTCTGAGTCAGGAAGAACCCGGCTTACGCGACCCGATGGCACTTGAGCACACCACGCAACGTCCCGCGCGCGTGCTGCTGGTCGAGGACAATCCGGTCAACCAACTGGTGGCCAAGGGCATTCTTGGCAAACTGGGCTGCGAAGTGGTTGTCAGCAGCCATGGCGGCGAGGCGCTGGAGCAACTGGAACACGACCACTTCGACCTGGTACTGATGGACTGCAACATGCCGGTCATGGACGGTTACGAAGCCAGCCGGCAGATCCGCAGCAGCGGTCGCTGGCCGAACCTGCCGATCGTAGCCCTGACGGCTAACGCCATGCCTGACGAGCGCGAGCGCTGCAAGGCAGCGGGTATGAATGACTATCTGGCCAAGCCGTTCAGACGCGCCGAACTGGTCAGCATTCTTGATCAGTGGATACCGATCACCGAGGAACGGGCCTAG
- the msrB gene encoding peptide-methionine (R)-S-oxide reductase MsrB translates to MDKLQKTLEEWKQMLDPEQYNVCRLKGTERPFSGKYNETKTAGVYHCICCNEPLFDSSTKFDSGCGWPSFYAPLEGSAVVEVRDISHGMIRTEVVCAKCDAHLGHVFPDGPEPTGLRYCINSVCLTLEPRA, encoded by the coding sequence GTGGACAAGTTGCAGAAAACGCTTGAAGAGTGGAAGCAGATGCTCGACCCGGAGCAGTACAACGTTTGCCGCCTGAAGGGCACCGAACGGCCGTTTTCCGGCAAGTACAACGAGACCAAAACAGCAGGCGTCTATCACTGCATCTGTTGCAATGAGCCGCTGTTCGATTCCTCGACCAAGTTCGATTCCGGCTGCGGCTGGCCGAGCTTCTACGCGCCGCTGGAAGGCAGTGCGGTGGTCGAAGTGCGCGATATCAGCCACGGCATGATTCGTACCGAAGTGGTCTGTGCCAAATGCGACGCGCATCTGGGGCATGTGTTTCCCGACGGTCCGGAGCCGACCGGGTTGCGTTACTGCATCAACTCGGTGTGCCTGACCCTTGAGCCCCGCGCATAA
- a CDS encoding spermidine synthase → MTEERERVERILAEVHDAFGMIRVLEVEDYRFLEFGDAIEQSCTFVADPSWLEYDYTRAMLIGALCHDAPESALFLGLGAGTLTQACMKFLPLEDVEVIELRPDVPRLAMEFMGLDDDPRLYIRIGDALDLLDSAEPADLIFVDLYTDVGPGVGHLAWNFLQSCQQRLNPGGWLIINQWATDDGKPLGAALLRGLYHRHYWELPVKEGNVILIVPADLDQTLDIEALSQRAEALAPHLGYSLDALIKAVRSAT, encoded by the coding sequence ATGACGGAAGAGCGTGAGCGCGTAGAGCGAATACTGGCTGAGGTGCATGACGCCTTCGGCATGATCCGCGTGCTGGAAGTGGAGGATTACCGCTTCCTCGAATTTGGCGATGCCATTGAGCAAAGTTGTACGTTTGTGGCGGACCCGAGCTGGCTGGAATACGACTACACCCGCGCCATGCTGATTGGTGCGTTGTGCCATGACGCCCCGGAAAGCGCGCTGTTTCTGGGGTTGGGTGCCGGAACGCTGACGCAGGCGTGCATGAAGTTTCTGCCGCTGGAAGACGTGGAAGTCATCGAGCTGCGCCCGGACGTGCCGCGTCTGGCCATGGAGTTCATGGGGCTCGATGACGATCCGCGTCTGTATATTCGCATCGGTGATGCGCTTGATCTGCTGGACAGCGCCGAGCCGGCCGACCTGATCTTCGTCGACCTGTACACGGATGTCGGGCCTGGAGTCGGGCATCTGGCCTGGAATTTTCTGCAGAGCTGCCAGCAGCGCCTCAATCCCGGTGGCTGGCTGATTATCAATCAGTGGGCAACCGACGACGGCAAGCCGCTGGGCGCAGCGCTGTTGCGTGGTCTGTATCACCGCCATTACTGGGAGCTGCCGGTAAAAGAGGGCAATGTCATTCTGATCGTGCCTGCCGATCTGGATCAGACGCTTGATATCGAGGCGTTGAGTCAGCGTGCCGAGGCGCTGGCCCCTCATTTGGGTTATTCGCTCGATGCGTTGATCAAGGCGGTCCGATCTGCAACCTGA
- a CDS encoding DEAD/DEAH box helicase — MGLCGCTRGRPMTQEIGGFAAFELHPNILAAVIATGYEEPSAIQQQSIPIIMAGHDMIGQAQTGTGKTAAFALPILHRIDPSKREPQALILAPTRELALQVATAFETYAKQMPGVTVVAVYGGAPMGPQLKAIRNGAQIVVATPGRLCDHLRRDEKVLATVNHLVLDEADEMLKLGFMDDLEVIFKAMPETKQTVLFSATLPQSIRAIAERHLRDPKHVKIQTKTQTVTAIEQAHLLVHADQKTSAVLSLLEVEDFDALIMFVRTKQATLDLASALEAKGYKAAALNGDIAQNQRERVIESLKDGRLDIVVATDVAARGLDVPRITHVFNVDMPYDPESYVHRIGRTGRAGREGRALLLVTPRERRMLQVIERVTGQKVAEVRLPDAQAVLDARIKKLTNSLSPLVADAESTHGDLLDRLTADIGCSPRALAAALLRKATNGQALTLAAIERERPLVPNNAPRGDRPERSGSSDRGDRPERERRAPVPLAEGRARCRTALGARDGIAAKNLLGAILNEGGLAREAIGRIQVRDSFSLVELPEDGLERLLTKLKDTRVAGKQLKLRRYRED; from the coding sequence ATGGGTCTTTGCGGATGCACTAGAGGCAGACCCATGACCCAGGAAATCGGCGGCTTCGCCGCTTTTGAACTTCATCCAAATATCCTCGCAGCCGTTATCGCCACTGGCTACGAAGAGCCTTCGGCCATTCAGCAGCAGTCGATCCCGATCATCATGGCCGGCCACGACATGATCGGCCAGGCGCAAACCGGTACAGGTAAAACCGCCGCGTTCGCACTGCCTATCCTGCATCGTATCGACCCGAGCAAGCGCGAGCCGCAAGCACTGATCCTGGCCCCGACCCGCGAACTGGCACTTCAGGTGGCCACCGCGTTCGAGACCTACGCTAAACAAATGCCGGGCGTGACCGTTGTAGCGGTCTACGGCGGCGCGCCTATGGGCCCTCAGCTCAAGGCGATCCGCAATGGCGCACAGATCGTTGTCGCCACTCCAGGCCGTCTCTGCGACCACCTGCGTCGTGACGAGAAAGTCCTGGCGACCGTGAACCATCTGGTTCTCGACGAAGCGGACGAAATGCTCAAACTGGGTTTCATGGACGACCTGGAAGTCATCTTCAAGGCCATGCCGGAAACCAAGCAGACCGTATTGTTCTCGGCTACTTTGCCGCAGTCGATCCGTGCCATCGCCGAGCGCCACTTGCGCGATCCGAAGCACGTCAAGATCCAGACCAAGACTCAGACCGTTACCGCGATCGAGCAGGCTCACCTGCTGGTTCACGCTGACCAGAAGACCTCGGCTGTATTGAGCCTGCTGGAAGTCGAAGACTTCGATGCCCTGATCATGTTCGTCCGCACCAAGCAGGCGACCCTTGATCTGGCAAGCGCTCTTGAAGCCAAAGGCTACAAGGCTGCTGCACTGAACGGCGACATCGCCCAGAACCAGCGCGAGCGCGTTATCGAATCCCTCAAGGATGGCCGTCTGGACATCGTTGTAGCGACCGACGTTGCTGCCCGTGGTCTCGACGTTCCGCGTATCACCCACGTGTTCAACGTGGACATGCCTTACGATCCAGAGTCCTACGTTCACCGTATCGGCCGTACTGGCCGTGCAGGTCGCGAAGGTCGTGCACTGCTGCTGGTCACTCCTCGCGAGCGCCGCATGCTGCAAGTGATCGAGCGTGTTACCGGTCAGAAGGTTGCGGAAGTCCGCCTGCCGGATGCCCAGGCCGTCCTGGATGCGCGCATCAAGAAACTGACCAACAGCCTGTCGCCGCTGGTAGCTGATGCCGAGTCGACTCACGGTGATCTGCTGGATCGTCTGACTGCCGATATCGGTTGCAGCCCTCGTGCCCTTGCTGCTGCATTGCTGCGCAAGGCTACCAACGGTCAGGCTCTGACCCTGGCAGCCATCGAGCGCGAGCGTCCACTGGTTCCGAACAACGCGCCTCGCGGTGATCGTCCAGAGCGCAGCGGTAGCAGCGACCGTGGTGATCGTCCTGAGCGTGAGCGTCGTGCGCCGGTTCCATTGGCCGAAGGCCGTGCTCGTTGCCGTACCGCGCTGGGTGCGCGTGACGGTATCGCTGCCAAGAACCTGCTGGGTGCCATCCTCAACGAAGGCGGCCTTGCCCGCGAAGCGATCGGCCGTATCCAGGTCCGTGACAGCTTCAGCCTGGTCGAACTGCCGGAAGATGGTCTTGAGCGTCTGTTGACCAAGCTCAAGGACACCCGCGTTGCTGGCAAGCAGCTCAAGCTGCGTCGCTATCGCGAAGACTGA
- the htpX gene encoding protease HtpX encodes MMRILLFLATNLAVVLIASITLSLFGFNGFMAANGVDLNLNQLLVFCAVFGFAGSLISLLISKWMAKMSTGTQIITQPRTRHEQWLLQTVEQLSRDAGIKMPEVGIFPAYEANAFATGWNKNDALVAVSQGLLERFSPDEVKAVLAHEIGHVANGDMVTLALVQGVVNTFVMFFAHIIGNFVDKVIFKSENGQGIAYYITTIFAELVLGFLASAIVMWFSRKREFRADDAGARLAGTDAMIGALQRLRSEQGVPVNMPDSLTAFGINSGLKKGLAGLFMSHPPLEQRIEALRRRG; translated from the coding sequence ATGATGCGCATTTTGCTGTTTTTGGCCACTAACCTTGCGGTCGTGCTGATTGCCAGCATCACCCTGAGCCTCTTTGGCTTCAATGGGTTCATGGCGGCCAACGGGGTTGATCTGAACCTCAATCAGCTGCTGGTTTTCTGCGCTGTGTTCGGTTTCGCGGGCTCGCTGATTTCGCTGCTCATCTCCAAGTGGATGGCGAAAATGAGCACCGGCACTCAGATCATCACCCAGCCCCGTACTCGTCATGAGCAATGGCTGCTGCAGACCGTTGAACAACTGTCCCGTGACGCGGGCATCAAGATGCCGGAAGTCGGTATCTTCCCGGCCTATGAGGCCAACGCGTTCGCCACGGGCTGGAACAAGAACGATGCTTTGGTTGCGGTCAGCCAGGGCCTGCTGGAGCGCTTTTCGCCGGACGAGGTGAAAGCCGTACTGGCACACGAGATCGGCCACGTTGCCAACGGTGACATGGTCACGCTGGCGCTGGTGCAGGGCGTGGTGAACACCTTTGTGATGTTCTTTGCCCACATCATCGGCAATTTTGTCGACAAGGTGATCTTCAAGAGCGAGAACGGTCAAGGAATCGCCTACTACATCACGACCATTTTTGCCGAGCTGGTACTGGGTTTTCTGGCAAGTGCCATCGTCATGTGGTTTTCGCGCAAGCGTGAATTCCGCGCTGATGACGCCGGCGCCCGCCTGGCTGGCACGGATGCGATGATTGGCGCCCTGCAACGCCTGCGTTCCGAGCAGGGCGTACCGGTGAACATGCCTGACAGCCTGACGGCGTTTGGTATCAACTCCGGTCTCAAGAAGGGCCTCGCCGGCCTGTTCATGAGTCACCCGCCACTGGAACAACGCATCGAAGCGTTGCGCCGCCGCGGTTGA
- a CDS encoding class II 3-deoxy-7-phosphoheptulonate synthase — protein sequence MSQPWSPDSWRAMPIQQQPQYPDAAHLLKVEQTLASYPPLVFAGEARELRRQFAEVTEGRAFLLQGGDCAESFMEFSAAKIRDTFKVLLQMAIVMTFAAGCPVVKVGRMAGQFAKPRSANDETIDGVTLPAYRGDIVNGIGFDEKSRVPDPERLVQAYNQSTATLNLLRAFAQGGFADLHQVHKWNLDFIANSALAEKYSQLAGRIDETLAFMRACGMDSSPQLRETSFFTAHEALLLNYEEAFVRRDSLTNDYYDCSAHMLWIGDRTRQLDGAHVEFLRGVNNPIGVKVGPSMNTDDLIRLIDILNPDNDPGRLNLIARMGANKVADHLPQLIRAVEREGRKVLWSSDPMHGNTIKASSGYKTRDFAQILGEVKQFFQVHQSEGTYAGGIHIEMTGQNVTECIGGARPITEDGLGDRYHTHCDPRMNADQSLELAFLIAETLKQVRR from the coding sequence ATGAGCCAACCCTGGAGCCCCGACAGCTGGCGGGCAATGCCGATTCAGCAGCAACCTCAATACCCTGATGCGGCGCACCTGCTCAAGGTCGAACAGACACTTGCCAGTTACCCGCCGCTGGTGTTCGCTGGCGAAGCCCGCGAGTTGCGCCGTCAGTTTGCCGAGGTCACCGAGGGGCGTGCTTTCCTGCTGCAAGGCGGCGACTGCGCAGAAAGCTTCATGGAGTTTTCAGCCGCGAAGATTCGCGACACCTTCAAGGTGCTGTTGCAGATGGCAATCGTGATGACCTTTGCTGCCGGCTGTCCGGTGGTCAAGGTCGGACGCATGGCCGGGCAATTCGCCAAGCCGCGCTCGGCCAATGACGAAACCATCGACGGCGTGACGCTCCCGGCGTATCGCGGTGACATCGTCAATGGTATCGGTTTCGACGAGAAAAGCCGTGTGCCAGATCCTGAACGTCTGGTTCAGGCCTACAACCAGTCCACCGCGACCCTGAACCTGCTGCGCGCCTTTGCTCAGGGCGGGTTCGCCGATCTGCATCAAGTGCACAAGTGGAATCTGGACTTCATCGCCAACTCGGCGCTGGCCGAAAAATACAGCCAGCTGGCCGGGCGCATCGACGAAACACTGGCGTTCATGCGCGCTTGCGGCATGGACAGCTCGCCACAGTTGCGCGAGACCAGTTTCTTCACCGCCCATGAGGCGTTGCTGCTCAATTATGAAGAAGCCTTTGTGCGGCGCGACAGCCTGACCAACGATTATTACGATTGCTCGGCGCACATGCTATGGATTGGCGACCGCACCCGTCAGTTGGACGGCGCGCACGTTGAGTTCCTGCGTGGGGTGAACAACCCGATCGGCGTGAAGGTTGGCCCGAGCATGAACACCGACGATCTGATTCGTCTGATCGACATTCTCAACCCGGATAACGATCCGGGGCGCTTGAACCTGATTGCGCGCATGGGTGCCAACAAGGTCGCCGACCATCTTCCGCAGTTGATCCGCGCCGTCGAGCGCGAAGGCCGCAAGGTGCTGTGGAGTTCCGACCCGATGCATGGCAATACCATCAAGGCCAGCAGCGGCTACAAGACCCGTGACTTTGCGCAGATCCTTGGCGAAGTGAAGCAGTTCTTTCAGGTGCATCAGTCTGAAGGCACCTACGCCGGTGGAATCCATATCGAAATGACCGGCCAGAACGTCACTGAATGCATCGGCGGCGCCCGTCCGATCACCGAAGACGGCCTTGGGGATCGCTACCACACCCATTGCGACCCACGCATGAATGCCGATCAGTCTCTGGAACTGGCGTTTCTGATCGCCGAGACCCTGAAACAGGTCAGGCGTTAA
- a CDS encoding glutathione peroxidase, with protein sequence MSENLLSIPVTTIKGEQKTLADFAGKAVLVVNTASKCGFTPQYKGLEKLWQDYKDKGLVVLGFPCNQFGKQEPGDEGAISGFCELNYGVSFPLFKKVDVNGDQAHPLFVQLKQQAPGLLGTGRIKWNFTKFLIGKDGTLVKRFAPLTKPEDMTGEIEALLR encoded by the coding sequence ATGAGCGAAAACCTGCTGAGCATCCCTGTCACCACCATCAAGGGCGAACAGAAAACCCTGGCCGATTTTGCGGGCAAAGCGGTGCTGGTGGTCAATACGGCAAGCAAATGCGGCTTCACGCCCCAATACAAGGGGCTGGAAAAACTCTGGCAGGACTACAAGGACAAGGGGCTGGTGGTGCTTGGCTTCCCCTGCAACCAGTTCGGCAAGCAGGAGCCGGGAGATGAAGGCGCGATTTCCGGGTTTTGTGAGCTGAATTACGGTGTCAGCTTCCCGTTGTTCAAAAAAGTCGATGTCAACGGCGATCAGGCCCACCCTCTGTTTGTTCAACTCAAGCAGCAGGCTCCGGGGTTGCTGGGGACGGGGCGGATCAAATGGAATTTCACCAAATTCCTGATTGGCAAGGATGGCACGCTGGTCAAGCGTTTTGCGCCGTTGACCAAGCCGGAAGATATGACCGGCGAAATCGAAGCCTTGCTGCGCTAG
- a CDS encoding pyridoxal phosphate-dependent aminotransferase yields the protein MQFSKSNKLANVCYDIRGPVLKHAKRLEEEGHRILKLNIGNPAPFGFEAPDEILQDVIRNLPTAQGYSDSKGLFSARKAVMQYYQQKQVEGVGVEDIYLGNGVSELIVMSMQALLNNGDEVLVPAPDYPLWTAAVALSGGNPVHYLCDEQANWWPDLEDIKAKITPNTKAMVIINPNNPTGAVYSREVLLGMLELARQHNLVVFSDEIYDKILYDDAVHICTASLAPDLLCLTFNGLSKSYRVAGFRSGWIAISGPKHNAQSYIEGIDILANMRLCANVPSQHAIQTALGGYQSINDLILPPGRLLEQRNRTWELLNAIPGVSCVKPMGALYAFPRIDPKVCPILNDEKFVLDLLLSEKLLVVQGTAFNWPYPDHFRVVTLPRVDELEQAIGRIGNFLKSYRQ from the coding sequence ATGCAGTTCAGCAAATCGAACAAGCTCGCAAACGTCTGCTACGACATTCGCGGGCCAGTGCTCAAGCACGCCAAACGCCTGGAGGAGGAAGGTCATCGCATCCTCAAGCTGAATATCGGCAACCCGGCACCGTTTGGTTTCGAGGCGCCGGACGAAATACTTCAGGACGTGATCCGCAACCTGCCGACGGCTCAGGGCTACAGTGACTCCAAGGGCCTGTTCAGCGCCCGAAAGGCGGTCATGCAGTACTACCAGCAGAAGCAGGTAGAAGGTGTAGGCGTCGAAGACATCTACCTGGGCAACGGCGTTTCCGAGCTGATCGTGATGTCGATGCAGGCGCTGCTCAATAACGGCGACGAGGTGCTGGTTCCGGCACCTGACTATCCGTTGTGGACCGCAGCCGTTGCCCTGTCCGGTGGCAACCCGGTGCATTACCTGTGCGACGAGCAGGCCAACTGGTGGCCAGACCTGGAAGACATCAAGGCCAAAATCACCCCCAATACCAAGGCCATGGTGATCATCAACCCGAACAACCCGACCGGCGCGGTGTATTCGCGGGAGGTGTTGCTGGGCATGCTGGAACTGGCCCGCCAGCACAATCTGGTGGTGTTCTCCGACGAGATCTACGACAAGATTCTTTACGATGACGCCGTGCACATCTGCACCGCCTCACTGGCGCCGGACCTGCTGTGCCTGACCTTCAACGGCCTGTCCAAGTCGTACCGGGTCGCTGGCTTCCGTTCCGGCTGGATCGCCATTTCCGGGCCGAAACACAACGCGCAGAGCTATATCGAAGGCATCGACATTCTGGCCAACATGCGCCTGTGCGCCAACGTGCCGAGCCAGCATGCGATTCAGACGGCACTGGGCGGTTATCAGAGCATCAACGACCTGATCCTGCCGCCAGGGCGTCTGCTGGAGCAGCGCAACCGCACCTGGGAACTGCTCAATGCCATTCCCGGCGTCAGTTGCGTCAAGCCGATGGGCGCGCTGTATGCCTTTCCACGCATAGACCCGAAAGTCTGCCCGATCCTCAATGACGAGAAGTTCGTCCTGGACCTGCTGCTCTCGGAAAAATTGCTGGTGGTTCAGGGCACAGCGTTCAACTGGCCCTACCCTGACCACTTCCGCGTGGTGACACTGCCACGCGTTGACGAGCTGGAGCAGGCCATTGGCCGGATCGGTAACTTCCTGAAAAGTTATCGTCAGTAA